One window of uncultured Trichococcus sp. genomic DNA carries:
- a CDS encoding DUF3397 family protein: MQNFHYFEILLYVFPILEIILINKFFRPYLRYKQIIQLTVADVVLPFLFVGIHLLSVYSLTYSLLPHFLLAACIVGLLQTLYFDKRRKIHQPKRFYRYFIKILFLMALLFYYMLVLLRIYFLVRG, translated from the coding sequence ATGCAAAACTTCCACTATTTTGAAATTCTGTTGTATGTTTTTCCGATTTTAGAAATCATTCTGATCAATAAATTTTTCAGGCCGTATCTCAGGTACAAGCAGATCATCCAATTGACGGTTGCGGATGTCGTATTGCCATTTTTGTTCGTAGGCATCCATCTGCTGAGTGTCTACAGTTTGACGTATTCGCTGTTGCCGCATTTTTTGTTGGCGGCCTGCATCGTCGGCCTGCTGCAGACGCTGTATTTCGACAAACGCAGAAAGATCCACCAGCCGAAGCGGTTTTATCGTTATTTCATAAAAATACTGTTTTTGATGGCGCTGCTTTTTTATTACATGTTGGTGCTGCTGCGCATTTATTTCCTTGTAAGGGGATAG
- a CDS encoding glycosyltransferase translates to MKVLLYSEGMKYIGKSGLGRAIEHQKKALALEGIAFTTDYRDDFDLMHINTYFGQSYRLLHKVKRQGKPIVYHAHSTEEDFRNSFIFSNAAAPLFSKWILHCYSHGDVVLTPTPYSKQLLQKAGLEQPIIPISNGIDLSFYQATAEMGASFRKKYGYTAADKVVMSVGLYIKRKGILDFVALAKALPAYQFIWFGYLNLHQVPREIREAVETKLPNLQFAGYVAPDELRNAYCGADLFFFPTYEETEGIVLLEALAMGQEILIRDIPIYEDDLLDGKHVYKGKTNDDFRRLITGILEGTLPSLKAAGQDHIRQKDLSYIGSELRRAYETAIRLHKADNGGISVPGTK, encoded by the coding sequence ATGAAAGTATTATTGTACTCTGAAGGCATGAAATACATCGGGAAATCCGGATTAGGCAGAGCGATCGAGCACCAGAAAAAAGCGCTCGCGCTGGAAGGAATAGCTTTTACGACAGATTACCGGGATGATTTTGATCTGATGCACATCAATACCTACTTCGGCCAATCCTATCGTCTGTTGCATAAAGTCAAAAGGCAGGGGAAACCGATCGTTTACCATGCCCACTCCACGGAGGAGGACTTCCGGAATTCCTTTATCTTCTCCAATGCCGCTGCGCCGCTGTTCAGCAAGTGGATTCTGCACTGCTACAGCCATGGGGATGTTGTCTTGACGCCGACCCCTTATTCCAAACAATTGCTGCAAAAGGCGGGGTTGGAACAACCGATCATACCGATTTCGAACGGAATCGACTTATCGTTTTACCAAGCGACTGCAGAAATGGGCGCGTCATTCCGCAAGAAATATGGATATACAGCAGCAGACAAAGTCGTCATGTCGGTCGGACTTTACATCAAACGGAAAGGGATCCTTGATTTCGTTGCCTTAGCCAAGGCGCTGCCTGCTTACCAGTTCATCTGGTTCGGGTACTTGAACCTCCACCAAGTCCCGCGGGAAATCCGTGAAGCCGTAGAGACAAAATTACCCAATCTGCAATTTGCCGGCTATGTGGCTCCTGATGAGCTCCGGAACGCATACTGTGGTGCTGATTTGTTTTTCTTTCCAACATACGAAGAAACGGAAGGAATCGTCCTCTTGGAGGCACTCGCCATGGGGCAGGAGATCCTGATCCGGGATATACCGATCTATGAGGATGATCTGCTTGATGGCAAACACGTCTACAAAGGCAAAACGAATGACGATTTCCGAAGGTTGATCACCGGCATTCTGGAAGGGACCCTGCCTTCTTTGAAGGCTGCAGGACAGGATCATATACGCCAGAAGGATCTCAGCTACATCGGATCTGAATTGAGACGTGCTTACGAAACGGCCATCCGGTTGCATAAAGCGGATAATGGGGGAATATCGGTTCCGGGGACAAAATGA
- the mraZ gene encoding division/cell wall cluster transcriptional repressor MraZ, with the protein MLMGEFKHNVDAKGRLIMPAKFREELGDTFIITRGLDGCLFGYPLSQWELLQEKLKQLPLAKKDARAFTRFFYSAATEAELDKQGRINIPQTLLDYAKIEKECRIVGVADRIEIWSNEKWEEFAEDAAENFEDIAETMIDFGL; encoded by the coding sequence ATGTTGATGGGGGAATTCAAACACAATGTAGACGCGAAAGGCAGATTGATTATGCCCGCAAAATTTCGTGAGGAATTAGGCGATACGTTCATCATCACCCGTGGACTGGACGGCTGTTTGTTCGGCTATCCGTTAAGCCAATGGGAACTGCTTCAAGAAAAATTGAAACAGCTGCCCCTTGCCAAAAAAGATGCGCGTGCTTTTACCCGATTTTTCTATTCGGCCGCTACGGAAGCCGAATTGGATAAACAAGGGCGCATCAATATCCCTCAAACATTATTGGATTATGCGAAAATTGAAAAAGAATGTCGAATTGTCGGTGTGGCCGACCGTATAGAAATATGGAGCAACGAGAAGTGGGAAGAATTTGCTGAAGATGCTGCTGAAAACTTCGAAGATATTGCTGAAACGATGATCGACTTTGGATTGTAG